The DNA region CATGAAACTATGCACGTGCTCAGTCCTTCACTCAGTCTAGTTAAGTATGTGTAGCATATTCATGCAGAAATGGCATCATTGCTGGGCAACTATGGCCAGGGATGAGTCATTTCTTAAACCCAGAATATTTACAAATCTTTGAgaatgtttgaaataacacaagtACACAGctgtacaaaatatataatactatgcaagtggtttttggatattttattgcaaaaatgttacacattgtgtCTTTACTCACTTTACTCATAGTgtcttaacagaaaaaaaaaagtttttttttgcagaagTGCTCAGAGcacttttaatagtttttatttttattgtgcaatTTTACAATGTACAATAACTCTttcataaaagtatttatttattcttttatgccaacatttttatgaatgtttaaaaattcttgtcattttctttacttttagAAGTTGCACCCACCATACAAATACAATTCCAAAATGCAAAGCAAACAATAGAAGTTCAAAAACAGAAAATCCTTCACCTGGAGGATAAGGTTAACTCTCTGACAGAGGAGAGAAATTATCTTCGTGCAAGACTTGAAGATGGTAAGTTACCCTCCAGCCAGTCACATTGTACCCTACATGAagcaacttaaagggttagttcacccaaaaatgaaaattctgtcattaatgacccttatgtcgttctaaacccgtaagacctctgttcatctttagacacaaattaagatattttggatgtaaTCCGAGAACTTCCTGGTCCTCTATAGACTGTATAATCATCAGTTTAATCAGTTTAttgtcaactaaaaaaaaaattagtctgGGAGAGCCCAATGTATGCAATCACTTTCGGTGCTGTTGAATTATATTTGTCCATAATTTTGTTCTTGTACAGTTTGGAACATTTGCAGTTTTATCCATATTTTGTTTAAGTTTACTTTGTTCtcagttaatttattattgtCTGTCACAGCTTTAATTCAGAAGGGTCCCTCAGAAGGGGTACCTACACAGACTGCAACTACAAGAAAGAGCAGTACTTCTGAATCTTCAAATTTTTCAACTTCCGAGTCCTCTGATTCTGAGCccccaaaacacaaaaaaagaaaggttAAGGAGAAACACAGAGCGAAAAGACATAAGAAATCAAAGAAATTGACTTCTGACTATTCCAAAAGAGGTAtgtcattttaataatgataCTTTATACAATTTTTCCTTTGCTTAGGATAAGTAATTTCATAGTCACCCATcttataaaagtttgtttattttattttttcagtgcataCCCCAGAAGAATCGCTGAAGAGGTACTACAAGGTATTAAACCTTGTAAAACAGGGCCTGAGTAAGGCAGAGGCCTACAACAGACTAAACGTTGACAGGAACACAATAGTCATCCAGGCTCCAATTGCAGAGTTAGCAGCAGCTAATCCAGAATCATTCCGCAAGCTAAGGCAGATGTTTAAAAA from Carassius auratus strain Wakin chromosome 6, ASM336829v1, whole genome shotgun sequence includes:
- the LOC113105144 gene encoding coiled-coil domain-containing protein 106-like — protein: MADDEEEEVVVAPKIERKRDKESTMATRRGRPIKINPKYGAATDVPVSAVQENAGSSMQTAQQVCRQKVAPTIQIQFQNAKQTIEVQKQKILHLEDKVNSLTEERNYLRARLEDALIQKGPSEGVPTQTATTRKSSTSESSNFSTSESSDSEPPKHKKRKVKEKHRAKRHKKSKKLTSDYSKRVHTPEESLKRYYKVLNLVKQGLSKAEAYNRLNVDRNTIVIQAPIAELAAANPESFRKLRQMFKKGDSILKFAESCLCLCKEKANEDVIKQMKEANDLLDINKK